The proteins below are encoded in one region of Aphelocoma coerulescens isolate FSJ_1873_10779 chromosome 4, UR_Acoe_1.0, whole genome shotgun sequence:
- the RNF4 gene encoding E3 ubiquitin-protein ligase RNF4 isoform X1: MRPFLPVRGAGPAPPPLRPEDGARPPFPGAALSEGVPRSPRREPHGGSALPGPAGCSGAGSAAARLAGRPRRFCPALPGGRPQRQGTDSSQAVWLPAVGIWRWIAEESCSSGVLGLEEHRPLTFRNLEFLSVSYLKESKEIIAVASLPLLFWCLYLFFSGFRSRNTMSTTQRKRRGGAVNSRQAQKRNRLVASTAEMASEAEPIELEESAGEEVVDLTCESSDPVVVDLTHNDSVVIVEENQRQRRNLRLRSQRQSDSCVLSSDDEDETRDNDVYVTDKASRELGPLEEETASSKPSGTVSCPICMDVYSEIVQSGRLIVSTKCGHVFCSQCLRDSLRNANSCPTCRKKLTHRQYHPIYI; this comes from the exons ATGCGGCCGTTCCTGCCAGTGCGCGGGGCTGGGCCGGCGCCGCCCCCGCTCCGGCCTGAGGACGGTGCCCGACCCCCTTTCCCGGGTGCCGCCCTGTCTGAGGGGgtcccccgcagcccccgccgaGAGCCGCATGGCGGGTCCGccctccccggcccggccgggtGCTCCGGGGccggctccgccgccgcccggctcgcggggcggccccgccgcttctgccctgccctgcccggcggGCGGCCGCAGCGCCAGGGTACAG ATTCCTCTCAAGCTGTTTGGCTCCCAGCTGTTGGAATCTGGAGATGGATTGCAGAAGAGAGCTGTTCATCTGGAGTTTTAG GCTTGGAAGAACACCGTCCTCTGACCTTCAGAAACCTGGAGTTTTTGTCAGTGAGCTACCTGAAGGAATCTAAGGAAATTATAGCTGTAGCTTCATTGCCATTACTTTTTTGGTGTTTGTACCTCTTTTTCAGTGGTTTTAGATCAAGAAACACTATGAGCACA ACTCAACGGAAGCGCCGCGGAGGAGCAGTTAATTCTAGGCAAGCTCAAAAAAGAAACAGGCTCGTGGCTTCTACTGCTGAAATGGCTTCAGAAGCAGAGCCAATAGAACTTGAAGAAAGTG CTGGTGAAGAAGTAGTAGATCTCACATGTGAATCTTCTGATCCTGTAGTCGTTGATCTAACTCACAATGATTCCGTTGTG ATTGTTGAAG aGAACCAACGACAAAGGAGAAATCTGAGACTAAGAAGCCAGCGACAGTCAGACAGCTGTGTACTGAGTAGTGATGATGAGGATGAAACAAGAGATAACGATGTGTATGTGACTGATAAAGCGTCTCGAGAACTGGGACCACTGGAGGAGGAAACTGCAAGTTCAAA GCCGTCTGGCACTGTTAGCTGTCCTATTTGCATGGATGTCTACTCAGAG ATTGTGCAAAGTGGACGACTGATTGTGTCAACAAAATGTGGCCATGTCTTCTGCAGTCAGTGCCTCCGTGATTCCCTTAGGAATGCCAACTCTTGCCCAACCTGCAGGAAGAAACTCACTCACAGACAATATCATCCCATTTATATATGA
- the RNF4 gene encoding E3 ubiquitin-protein ligase RNF4 isoform X3, which translates to MSTTQRKRRGGAVNSRQAQKRNRLVASTAEMASEAEPIELEESAGEEVVDLTCESSDPVVVDLTHNDSVVIVEENQRQRRNLRLRSQRQSDSCVLSSDDEDETRDNDVYVTDKASRELGPLEEETASSKPSGTVSCPICMDVYSEIVQSGRLIVSTKCGHVFCSQCLRDSLRNANSCPTCRKKLTHRQYHPIYI; encoded by the exons ATGAGCACA ACTCAACGGAAGCGCCGCGGAGGAGCAGTTAATTCTAGGCAAGCTCAAAAAAGAAACAGGCTCGTGGCTTCTACTGCTGAAATGGCTTCAGAAGCAGAGCCAATAGAACTTGAAGAAAGTG CTGGTGAAGAAGTAGTAGATCTCACATGTGAATCTTCTGATCCTGTAGTCGTTGATCTAACTCACAATGATTCCGTTGTG ATTGTTGAAG aGAACCAACGACAAAGGAGAAATCTGAGACTAAGAAGCCAGCGACAGTCAGACAGCTGTGTACTGAGTAGTGATGATGAGGATGAAACAAGAGATAACGATGTGTATGTGACTGATAAAGCGTCTCGAGAACTGGGACCACTGGAGGAGGAAACTGCAAGTTCAAA GCCGTCTGGCACTGTTAGCTGTCCTATTTGCATGGATGTCTACTCAGAG ATTGTGCAAAGTGGACGACTGATTGTGTCAACAAAATGTGGCCATGTCTTCTGCAGTCAGTGCCTCCGTGATTCCCTTAGGAATGCCAACTCTTGCCCAACCTGCAGGAAGAAACTCACTCACAGACAATATCATCCCATTTATATATGA
- the RNF4 gene encoding E3 ubiquitin-protein ligase RNF4 isoform X2 translates to MRPFLPVRGAGPAPPPLRPEDGARPPFPGAALSEGVPRSPRREPHGGSALPGPAGCSGAGSAAARLAGRPRRFCPALPGGRPQRQGTGLEEHRPLTFRNLEFLSVSYLKESKEIIAVASLPLLFWCLYLFFSGFRSRNTMSTTQRKRRGGAVNSRQAQKRNRLVASTAEMASEAEPIELEESAGEEVVDLTCESSDPVVVDLTHNDSVVIVEENQRQRRNLRLRSQRQSDSCVLSSDDEDETRDNDVYVTDKASRELGPLEEETASSKPSGTVSCPICMDVYSEIVQSGRLIVSTKCGHVFCSQCLRDSLRNANSCPTCRKKLTHRQYHPIYI, encoded by the exons ATGCGGCCGTTCCTGCCAGTGCGCGGGGCTGGGCCGGCGCCGCCCCCGCTCCGGCCTGAGGACGGTGCCCGACCCCCTTTCCCGGGTGCCGCCCTGTCTGAGGGGgtcccccgcagcccccgccgaGAGCCGCATGGCGGGTCCGccctccccggcccggccgggtGCTCCGGGGccggctccgccgccgcccggctcgcggggcggccccgccgcttctgccctgccctgcccggcggGCGGCCGCAGCGCCAGGGTACAG GCTTGGAAGAACACCGTCCTCTGACCTTCAGAAACCTGGAGTTTTTGTCAGTGAGCTACCTGAAGGAATCTAAGGAAATTATAGCTGTAGCTTCATTGCCATTACTTTTTTGGTGTTTGTACCTCTTTTTCAGTGGTTTTAGATCAAGAAACACTATGAGCACA ACTCAACGGAAGCGCCGCGGAGGAGCAGTTAATTCTAGGCAAGCTCAAAAAAGAAACAGGCTCGTGGCTTCTACTGCTGAAATGGCTTCAGAAGCAGAGCCAATAGAACTTGAAGAAAGTG CTGGTGAAGAAGTAGTAGATCTCACATGTGAATCTTCTGATCCTGTAGTCGTTGATCTAACTCACAATGATTCCGTTGTG ATTGTTGAAG aGAACCAACGACAAAGGAGAAATCTGAGACTAAGAAGCCAGCGACAGTCAGACAGCTGTGTACTGAGTAGTGATGATGAGGATGAAACAAGAGATAACGATGTGTATGTGACTGATAAAGCGTCTCGAGAACTGGGACCACTGGAGGAGGAAACTGCAAGTTCAAA GCCGTCTGGCACTGTTAGCTGTCCTATTTGCATGGATGTCTACTCAGAG ATTGTGCAAAGTGGACGACTGATTGTGTCAACAAAATGTGGCCATGTCTTCTGCAGTCAGTGCCTCCGTGATTCCCTTAGGAATGCCAACTCTTGCCCAACCTGCAGGAAGAAACTCACTCACAGACAATATCATCCCATTTATATATGA